The Mycobacteriales bacterium genome contains a region encoding:
- a CDS encoding DUF6104 family protein, with protein sequence MYFTDRGIEELGQRRGEESVTLGWLAERLATFVDLNPEFEVPVERLATWLARADDEDD encoded by the coding sequence ATGTATTTCACCGACCGCGGGATCGAAGAGCTTGGTCAACGGCGCGGCGAGGAGTCGGTGACGCTCGGCTGGCTTGCCGAGCGGCTGGCGACGTTCGTCGACCTCAACCCGGAGTTCGAGGTGCCGGTCGAGCGGTTGGCCACCTGGCTGGCCCGGGCGGACGACGAGGACGACTGA